In Patulibacter sp. SYSU D01012, a single window of DNA contains:
- a CDS encoding DeoR/GlpR family DNA-binding transcription regulator yields MTGRAPFSAERRRVILDALRTRGRVGAAEIADELGVTGETVRRDLIALEREGRLARVHGGAVPLDRTVAEPSVSARVGLDGEKRRIARAALAHVPASGTILLDAGSTTVRLAELLPATGDLAVFTNALPIATHLLERTELEVHLLGGRMRRPTEASVGPWAGAALRDLNVDVVFAGVNGISLERGLTTPDAAEAEVKGLMLAAGRRRIVLADRTKLGVARLHRHGGLEDVDLLVTDDEADDEALAALRRAGVEVETA; encoded by the coding sequence GTGACCGGTCGCGCCCCCTTCTCCGCGGAGCGCCGCCGCGTCATCCTGGACGCGCTGCGCACCCGCGGTCGCGTCGGCGCCGCCGAGATCGCCGACGAGCTCGGCGTGACCGGCGAGACCGTGCGCCGCGACCTGATCGCGCTCGAGCGCGAGGGACGCCTGGCGCGCGTCCACGGCGGAGCGGTCCCGCTCGACCGCACCGTCGCGGAGCCCAGCGTCTCCGCCCGCGTGGGCCTGGACGGCGAGAAGCGCCGGATCGCGCGCGCCGCCCTCGCGCACGTGCCCGCGTCGGGGACGATCCTGCTCGACGCCGGATCGACGACCGTCCGCCTCGCCGAGCTGCTGCCCGCGACCGGCGACCTGGCCGTCTTCACGAACGCGCTGCCGATCGCCACGCACCTGCTCGAGCGCACCGAGCTCGAGGTGCACCTGCTCGGCGGCCGGATGCGCCGCCCGACCGAGGCGAGCGTCGGGCCGTGGGCGGGCGCCGCGCTGCGCGACCTGAACGTGGACGTCGTCTTCGCCGGCGTCAACGGGATCTCGCTCGAGCGCGGGCTGACGACCCCCGACGCCGCCGAGGCCGAGGTGAAGGGCCTGATGCTCGCCGCCGGCCGCCGCAGGATCGTGCTGGCCGACCGCACGAAGCTCGGCGTCGCCCGCCTGCACCGGCACGGCGGGCTCGAGGACGTGGACCTGCTCGTCACGGACGACGAGGCCGACGACGAGGCCCTCGCCGCGCTGCGGCGCGCGGGCGTGGAGGTGGAGACCGCATGA
- a CDS encoding FGGY family carbohydrate kinase — protein sequence MTAVLIGLDVGTTSAKAVALDETGEVLGEGRRPTPWRTVPTGAELDALALLDAARAALADAAAAAGGRPVAAVGVASMGESGVLLDGRGTPVAPVIAWHDRRDEAEVARLGADLGADALAVRTGLPLRAQWSLTKHRWLLDHHEGARSAVRRLGVAEWIVRGLGGEESSEASLASRTGWLELTGRAWWAEALEWSGATAGLLPPLAGAGTPLGVVTASGLPDALAGAVLAVAGHDHQAAAVGLDAAGPGDLLDSCGTAEALIRTVAPDLRADAIRRLVAAGTTVGWHAAAGCWCVLGGTEGGLLLGRVLERLGVGSQGLAALDAEAGAAADVAVRVVRGVDGDVRIEPPDAPAGAVWRAAVAAAGEDARGLHAAIADVVGPAERVVVTGGWARSATVRAAKRATLGPFERRTDGEPGARGAALLAGLAAGVYADRREFPEPPR from the coding sequence ATGACGGCGGTCCTGATCGGCCTGGACGTCGGCACCACGTCCGCGAAGGCCGTGGCGCTCGACGAGACCGGCGAGGTGCTCGGCGAGGGGCGCCGCCCGACGCCGTGGCGCACCGTGCCGACGGGTGCCGAGCTCGACGCGCTCGCGCTGCTGGACGCGGCCCGCGCCGCCCTGGCCGACGCGGCGGCGGCCGCCGGCGGCAGGCCCGTCGCGGCCGTGGGGGTGGCCAGCATGGGGGAGTCCGGCGTGCTGCTCGACGGCCGCGGCACCCCCGTCGCGCCCGTGATCGCCTGGCACGACCGGCGGGACGAGGCCGAGGTGGCGCGGCTCGGCGCCGACCTGGGCGCCGACGCGCTCGCCGTGCGCACCGGCCTGCCGCTGCGCGCCCAGTGGAGCCTGACGAAGCACCGCTGGCTGCTCGACCACCACGAGGGCGCGCGGTCCGCCGTCCGCCGCCTGGGCGTGGCGGAGTGGATCGTCCGCGGGCTCGGCGGGGAGGAGTCGAGCGAGGCCTCGCTCGCCTCGCGCACGGGCTGGCTCGAGCTGACCGGTCGCGCCTGGTGGGCCGAGGCGCTCGAGTGGTCGGGGGCGACGGCCGGGCTGCTGCCGCCGCTCGCCGGCGCCGGGACGCCGCTCGGCGTCGTCACGGCCTCCGGCCTGCCGGACGCGCTCGCCGGCGCCGTCCTCGCGGTCGCCGGCCACGACCACCAGGCGGCGGCGGTCGGCCTGGACGCCGCCGGACCGGGCGACCTGCTCGACTCGTGCGGGACCGCCGAGGCGCTCATCCGCACCGTCGCCCCCGACCTGCGCGCGGACGCCATCCGTCGCCTCGTCGCCGCCGGCACCACCGTCGGCTGGCACGCCGCCGCCGGCTGCTGGTGCGTCCTGGGCGGGACGGAGGGCGGCCTGCTGCTGGGCCGCGTGCTCGAGCGCCTCGGCGTCGGGTCGCAGGGCCTGGCGGCCCTGGACGCCGAGGCGGGCGCCGCCGCCGACGTCGCCGTCCGCGTGGTGCGCGGCGTCGACGGGGACGTGCGGATCGAGCCGCCGGACGCGCCGGCCGGCGCCGTCTGGCGGGCCGCGGTCGCCGCGGCGGGCGAGGACGCGCGCGGGCTGCACGCGGCCATCGCGGACGTCGTCGGCCCCGCCGAGCGGGTCGTCGTCACCGGCGGCTGGGCCCGCAGCGCCACCGTCCGCGCCGCCAAGCGGGCGACCCTCGGGCCCTTCGAGCGGCGCACGGACGGCGAGCCGGGCGCGCGCGGGGCCGCGCTCCTGGCCGGCCTGGCGGCGGGCGTCTACGCCGACCGCCGCGAGTTCCCGGAGCCGCCCCGGTGA